A genomic region of Runella rosea contains the following coding sequences:
- a CDS encoding HAMP domain-containing sensor histidine kinase, protein MTIRTRLTLLFTAVVSILLLLFCIVIYLLAERHRKAQFYEQLKAEANTNVELLFGKETFSPELYKWLDKNHLTVLNEEEIIIYNYRDSLVYESGTDYLKVDKTILNQVRLEKEFRWDEGKREVVGVLFADEYNRFVVFASAVDKYGHSEVSNLLLVMGVGWFISGFIVFLVGWFYAYRALLPLKKLIGRVDAITASRLDLRVDVGNTPDEIGQLAERFNRMLDRLEEAFQLQRAFVSNASHELRTPLTAITGQIEVALMDDNPQEWHDTLRSVLDDARQLNRLSNGLLSLAKVSMEESAVKLSEVYLDEIFWQVRSELLRAYPAYTVKVNLANFSKDTTHFNVLGNEALLQIALINLLENGAKFSPDNTVEVRFNKLPRAFEIHFHNNGPAIPKEELPLIFKPFRRGSNARNIAGHGIGLSLTARIIKLHHGSLSVESESGIGTTFVITLPQKS, encoded by the coding sequence ATGACGATTCGTACCCGATTAACGCTGCTTTTTACGGCGGTCGTTTCGATTTTATTACTGTTGTTTTGCATTGTTATTTATTTGCTCGCAGAGCGGCACCGTAAAGCGCAATTCTACGAACAACTGAAAGCCGAGGCCAATACCAACGTAGAGTTGCTTTTTGGAAAAGAAACGTTCAGTCCAGAACTTTATAAGTGGCTTGATAAGAATCATTTAACGGTTCTCAACGAAGAAGAAATTATTATCTACAATTACCGCGATTCACTCGTGTATGAAAGCGGTACCGATTATCTAAAAGTGGATAAGACAATCCTGAATCAAGTACGCCTTGAGAAGGAGTTTCGTTGGGACGAAGGAAAAAGAGAGGTAGTAGGTGTATTGTTTGCAGATGAATATAACCGCTTTGTGGTCTTTGCCTCTGCCGTTGATAAATACGGTCACAGCGAAGTTAGTAACCTGCTTTTGGTGATGGGGGTGGGGTGGTTTATTTCTGGGTTTATTGTCTTTTTGGTGGGGTGGTTTTATGCATACCGCGCTTTATTGCCGCTCAAAAAACTAATTGGTCGGGTAGATGCCATCACGGCTTCACGGCTGGATTTGCGGGTTGATGTAGGAAATACCCCCGATGAAATCGGTCAGTTGGCCGAACGCTTTAACCGGATGCTCGACCGTTTGGAAGAAGCCTTCCAATTGCAGCGGGCGTTTGTCTCCAATGCTTCGCACGAGCTCCGAACCCCGCTTACGGCCATTACGGGCCAAATTGAGGTAGCGCTTATGGACGATAACCCGCAGGAATGGCACGATACGCTCCGCTCCGTGCTCGACGACGCTCGCCAGCTGAATCGGCTCTCAAACGGATTGTTGTCGCTGGCAAAGGTCAGCATGGAAGAGTCGGCCGTTAAATTGTCGGAGGTGTACCTTGACGAAATTTTTTGGCAGGTTCGTAGTGAGTTGCTCAGAGCATACCCAGCGTATACGGTTAAAGTAAATCTGGCAAATTTTTCTAAAGACACTACTCATTTCAATGTGTTGGGCAATGAAGCCCTTCTTCAGATTGCGCTCATCAACTTGTTGGAAAACGGAGCTAAATTCTCCCCTGACAACACAGTGGAGGTTCGTTTCAACAAGTTGCCGAGGGCTTTTGAAATCCATTTTCATAACAATGGGCCAGCCATTCCGAAGGAGGAATTACCGCTTATCTTTAAACCGTTTCGGCGTGGTTCAAACGCACGCAATATTGCTGGGCATGGTATTGGACTTTCATTAACTGCCCGAATCATCAAGTTACACCATGGTAGCCTATCGGTAGAATCGGAATCGGGCATCGGTACGACCTTTGTGATTACGCTTCCTCAAAAATCCTAA
- a CDS encoding response regulator transcription factor produces MEFVPHLLLVEDETKVAAFIKKGLERQGFTVEIAEDGKVGQRLFDERTFDLIILDVNLPLMDGVELAAYIRTKNTQIPLLMLTALDTTADKLAGFDAGVDDYLVKPFDFMELVARLKALLKRAIKTIEQTNVLRVADLELDLDQKLARRGGQTIDLTAKEFALLEYLMRNRGRVVSKVDIAEKVWDIDFDTGTNFIEVYINYLRKKIDKDTANKLIHTVVGMGYTLKEK; encoded by the coding sequence ATGGAATTTGTGCCTCATTTACTTTTAGTTGAAGACGAAACAAAAGTCGCTGCATTTATAAAAAAAGGCTTGGAAAGACAGGGGTTTACGGTTGAAATTGCCGAAGATGGGAAAGTAGGACAGCGTCTTTTTGACGAGCGCACGTTTGATCTCATCATTCTGGACGTAAATTTACCTCTTATGGACGGGGTAGAATTGGCCGCCTATATCCGTACCAAAAATACCCAAATCCCGCTTTTGATGCTTACGGCGCTGGATACTACCGCCGACAAACTGGCTGGGTTTGATGCAGGAGTGGACGATTATCTGGTCAAACCGTTTGATTTTATGGAGCTGGTGGCTCGATTGAAGGCATTGCTAAAACGAGCTATAAAAACCATCGAGCAGACCAACGTGCTGCGGGTGGCAGACTTGGAATTGGATTTGGACCAAAAACTGGCCCGACGGGGCGGACAAACCATTGACTTGACTGCTAAGGAGTTTGCCTTGCTAGAATACCTGATGCGGAACCGTGGAAGGGTGGTTTCAAAAGTAGATATTGCCGAAAAAGTATGGGACATTGATTTTGATACAGGTACCAATTTTATTGAGGTCTATATCAATTATTTGCGAAAAAAAATCGACAAAGATACCGCTAACAAGCTCATTCATACGGTAGTGGGGATGGGTTATACGCTCAAAGAAAAATGA
- a CDS encoding DinB family protein produces MNQVKKLISEVLAARNRYLDTVRQLSEAQAQWKPSPDVWNVVDNTEHLYWAEHGAILGMWKVLQAAREGKKIWEGEMIHKGLSIEEIVAKTWKSKEIAPAIAAPRLGGPIGFWAASLESLQVELNALGHELHDDELESLIHRHPISGPIDIRQRFEFLRFHIDRHLNQVEELKSNMPV; encoded by the coding sequence ATGAATCAGGTAAAAAAACTAATCAGCGAAGTATTGGCGGCGCGCAATCGTTACCTTGACACTGTTAGGCAACTTTCTGAAGCGCAGGCTCAATGGAAACCTTCTCCCGACGTTTGGAATGTGGTGGACAACACGGAGCATTTGTATTGGGCCGAACACGGCGCCATACTCGGGATGTGGAAAGTACTTCAGGCCGCCCGCGAAGGAAAAAAAATCTGGGAGGGGGAGATGATTCACAAAGGTCTATCGATTGAAGAAATTGTGGCGAAAACCTGGAAGTCTAAAGAAATTGCCCCTGCAATAGCCGCTCCCCGGTTGGGGGGACCGATAGGTTTTTGGGCGGCTTCGTTGGAAAGTCTTCAAGTGGAACTAAACGCTTTGGGCCATGAACTGCATGACGATGAGTTGGAGTCTCTGATACATCGTCATCCTATCTCAGGCCCCATTGATATTCGTCAACGCTTTGAATTTTTGCGGTTTCACATTGACCGGCACCTCAATCAGGTGGAAGAACTCAAAAGCAATATGCCCGTCTGA
- a CDS encoding PIG-L family deacetylase: protein MRKFTSYTFSFLLLLLSTLNINAQVKPLTSSEILLNLKKLNVLGSAMHIAAHPDDENTLLLTYLSKERLVKTQYLALTRGDGGQNLIGPEQGEYIGIIRTQELLAARRIDGAEQLFSRAYDFGFSKTREETLKFWGENNILSDVVYHIRKNQPDVLITRFPPDARAGHGHHNSSAFLAELAFNMAGDPTKFPEQLKEVQTWQPKRVVWNTFSPGFSNQKPTDKGSFITIDIGGYSPYLGKSHAEIAAESRSSHKSQGFGSGANRNARIDFMMHKDGVPAEKDLFDGVDMSWNRVKGSEQVAQLVDQAIRNYNVNYPASSVPVLVKIYQELGKLDAQNKYVQQKKAEIEVLLQNCLGLWFETNPVDYAVAQGDRAAVRVSVVKRADYPLKLTRLQFWGAQKDSTLSLELKNNELSTFTFSAEVPKTIKISQPYWLEKPIKNGAFQIDDQSKLSTPENVPSLQTSFTFLIDGQSFTFTKPWVYKSTDPVDGEVYRPFEIRPEVTANVSEKVYVFADNQPKMVDIVVKAHRTNVKGTLTFDVPAGWRVEPAQIPFELPEKYQEQTVSVKIFPSAQQSEVKLKVIAKTENGESPYSLKSVEYKHIPTQTIFPMATTALVKLDIKNKAKTIGYIAGAGDEVPAALRQMGCNVTLLDEAALSKNLAVYDAIVVGVRAYNTEERIKYFQEKLMEYVKNGGTMVVQYVTAGGFGNTLKVKEIGPYPFKVGRDRVTEEDAEMRILQPTHPILNTPNKITPKDFEGWIQERGIYFAVEWDKNYTPLFSANDTNEAAKEGSLIYAPYGKGHFVYTGLVFFRELPGGVSGAYRLFANLISLGKK, encoded by the coding sequence ATGAGAAAATTTACGTCTTACACCTTTTCCTTTCTCCTTTTATTACTTTCCACCCTTAACATTAACGCCCAGGTAAAACCATTAACCTCCAGCGAAATCCTCCTTAACCTTAAAAAATTAAATGTATTGGGTAGCGCAATGCACATCGCCGCTCACCCCGATGACGAAAACACCTTACTCCTTACGTATTTATCCAAAGAGCGACTCGTTAAGACCCAGTACCTCGCACTCACGCGCGGCGACGGCGGTCAAAACCTCATCGGGCCTGAGCAGGGCGAATACATCGGCATCATCCGTACGCAGGAGTTGCTGGCCGCTCGGCGCATCGACGGAGCAGAGCAGCTTTTTTCGAGAGCTTATGACTTCGGCTTTTCCAAGACCCGCGAAGAAACACTCAAATTTTGGGGAGAAAACAACATTTTGTCCGACGTAGTGTATCACATCCGTAAAAACCAACCAGATGTACTCATTACGCGCTTTCCTCCAGATGCTCGAGCAGGACACGGCCACCACAATTCGTCGGCATTTTTAGCGGAATTGGCCTTCAATATGGCGGGCGACCCCACCAAATTTCCAGAACAACTCAAAGAAGTACAAACGTGGCAACCCAAACGGGTCGTTTGGAACACTTTTTCACCAGGTTTTTCTAACCAAAAACCCACCGATAAAGGCAGTTTTATCACCATCGACATTGGCGGCTACAGCCCCTACCTCGGAAAATCGCACGCTGAAATCGCCGCCGAAAGTCGCAGTTCACACAAAAGTCAGGGGTTTGGCTCGGGGGCTAACCGCAACGCCCGCATTGATTTTATGATGCACAAAGACGGCGTACCCGCCGAAAAAGACCTGTTTGATGGCGTCGATATGTCATGGAACCGCGTCAAAGGAAGCGAGCAGGTAGCGCAACTTGTAGACCAAGCCATCCGCAATTACAACGTCAATTATCCCGCGTCGTCGGTACCAGTTTTGGTCAAAATTTATCAGGAATTAGGAAAGCTAGATGCTCAAAATAAATACGTTCAGCAAAAGAAAGCCGAAATTGAAGTATTGCTTCAAAATTGCCTAGGGCTTTGGTTTGAAACCAACCCAGTCGACTACGCCGTAGCCCAAGGCGACCGCGCGGCGGTGCGGGTAAGCGTGGTAAAACGCGCCGATTATCCGCTCAAACTTACCCGCTTACAATTTTGGGGTGCTCAAAAAGATTCTACATTGTCATTGGAGTTGAAAAACAATGAACTTTCAACCTTCACTTTCAGCGCGGAGGTTCCTAAAACAATAAAAATCAGTCAGCCGTATTGGTTAGAAAAACCCATCAAAAACGGTGCTTTCCAGATTGACGACCAATCCAAACTAAGCACACCCGAAAACGTACCTTCGTTACAAACATCGTTTACATTCCTAATTGATGGTCAATCATTTACCTTCACCAAACCTTGGGTGTACAAATCAACCGACCCCGTGGATGGTGAAGTCTACCGACCGTTTGAGATTCGGCCCGAAGTGACGGCCAACGTGAGCGAAAAAGTGTACGTTTTTGCCGACAACCAACCCAAAATGGTGGACATTGTGGTAAAAGCCCACCGTACCAACGTAAAAGGTACGTTGACGTTTGATGTACCCGCTGGCTGGCGCGTGGAGCCGGCCCAAATCCCGTTTGAGTTGCCCGAAAAATACCAAGAACAAACTGTAAGCGTCAAGATTTTTCCTTCTGCCCAGCAGAGTGAAGTAAAACTGAAAGTAATTGCCAAAACCGAAAACGGAGAAAGTCCTTACAGCCTCAAATCGGTTGAATACAAGCACATTCCAACGCAAACGATTTTCCCGATGGCCACCACCGCCTTGGTGAAACTCGACATCAAAAACAAAGCAAAAACCATCGGGTACATTGCGGGCGCGGGCGACGAAGTACCCGCAGCTTTGCGCCAAATGGGCTGTAACGTAACCTTGCTTGATGAGGCGGCACTTAGTAAAAATCTTGCGGTTTATGACGCCATCGTGGTGGGCGTTCGGGCCTATAACACAGAAGAGCGCATCAAGTATTTTCAGGAGAAATTGATGGAATACGTCAAGAACGGAGGCACAATGGTGGTGCAATACGTGACGGCGGGGGGCTTCGGCAATACGCTTAAGGTAAAAGAAATAGGCCCGTATCCTTTCAAAGTAGGCCGCGACCGGGTCACGGAAGAGGACGCCGAAATGCGGATTTTACAACCCACGCACCCTATTTTGAATACCCCCAACAAAATTACGCCGAAAGACTTTGAAGGATGGATTCAGGAGCGCGGTATTTATTTTGCCGTAGAATGGGACAAAAACTACACGCCCCTTTTCTCGGCCAACGATACCAACGAAGCCGCCAAAGAAGGTAGCCTTATTTATGCGCCCTACGGAAAAGGCCATTTTGTGTATACTGGCTTGGTGTTTTTCCGCGAGCTTCCTGGCGGAGTATCGGGCGCGTATCGGTTGTTTGCCAACCTGATTTCGTTGGGAAAGAAGTAG
- a CDS encoding S41 family peptidase — MKFSVLASYICLCLLTACSSTFNPKQTYSVQQIQDDFNLMQRALLESHPGIYRYSSPDTIQWIFNKTAQQLTHPMTEREFRRTVNPVFSYIRCGHTDIYPSKQYTKYIKKNKPKEFPLSVFWADNQLRITQNRTKDSTLAVGGEITRMDGRPIEKVMKEMWDLIPSDGYNQTFKISVANTNFGSFYRYLYGNDSTFTVTVKDSLGKSRNLKISFTAPAKPTKKKVSKPVGTPKPNTVPTTTPIPRPKAPKVDKRRTLNISTRDSSVAILDINTFRDGGHRKFYRKSFRTLKQKNIQHLVVDLRANGGGRSDASVNLMSYLLDSTFVVYDTIDAVKGRPSFNRYYGGKLLRFAARNFWSKKIAPDRIRNRSAAKKIRPNKKYGFKGKVYLLTNGGSFSAAAIFPSIIQEYNPRAVVIGRETGGGQYGCNAFISPYLTLPNTKAKVRIPMYKIVLNLPGYDKGRGVMPDIPVAYTFLDVVKMKDLDIEKVYELTNSTNKQ; from the coding sequence ATGAAATTTTCCGTTCTCGCAAGTTATATCTGCCTTTGCCTGTTAACCGCCTGTAGCTCCACGTTTAACCCCAAACAAACGTATTCGGTGCAACAAATTCAGGATGATTTCAACCTTATGCAACGAGCATTGCTGGAGTCACATCCAGGAATTTATCGGTATTCTTCGCCCGATACTATTCAGTGGATTTTTAATAAAACCGCTCAGCAACTGACCCACCCCATGACCGAGCGCGAATTTAGGCGTACGGTCAATCCCGTTTTTTCGTACATCCGCTGTGGTCATACCGACATTTATCCATCAAAACAATACACAAAATACATTAAAAAAAATAAACCCAAAGAATTTCCACTTTCGGTTTTTTGGGCTGATAATCAGCTTCGTATCACTCAAAATCGCACCAAAGATTCGACCCTTGCGGTGGGTGGAGAAATCACCCGCATGGATGGCAGGCCCATCGAAAAAGTGATGAAAGAAATGTGGGATTTAATTCCATCGGATGGCTATAACCAAACCTTTAAAATTTCCGTAGCCAACACCAATTTCGGGTCATTTTATCGCTATTTGTACGGCAACGACAGCACATTTACCGTGACGGTAAAAGACAGTTTGGGGAAATCGCGTAATCTAAAAATTTCGTTTACGGCTCCTGCTAAACCCACCAAAAAGAAGGTGTCCAAGCCCGTCGGGACGCCCAAACCCAACACCGTTCCGACCACGACGCCCATTCCTCGCCCCAAAGCACCCAAAGTTGATAAGCGCCGCACGTTGAACATATCGACACGAGACAGTAGTGTAGCGATTTTAGACATCAACACTTTCCGAGACGGTGGTCATCGAAAGTTTTACCGTAAATCTTTTCGCACCCTTAAGCAAAAAAACATTCAACACTTGGTCGTTGACCTACGCGCCAACGGCGGCGGCCGCTCCGATGCGAGCGTCAATCTAATGTCGTACCTGTTGGACTCGACCTTTGTCGTTTATGATACCATCGACGCCGTAAAAGGACGTCCCTCTTTCAACCGCTATTACGGCGGCAAACTGCTGCGCTTTGCGGCACGTAATTTCTGGTCTAAAAAAATTGCTCCCGACCGCATTCGCAACAGGTCAGCCGCAAAAAAAATACGCCCCAACAAAAAATACGGTTTTAAAGGAAAAGTTTACTTACTGACCAACGGCGGGTCGTTTTCGGCGGCGGCTATTTTTCCTTCTATCATTCAGGAATATAACCCAAGGGCCGTAGTTATTGGCCGCGAAACTGGCGGCGGGCAGTACGGTTGCAACGCCTTCATCTCCCCTTATCTTACCCTGCCAAACACAAAGGCAAAGGTCAGAATCCCGATGTACAAAATTGTGTTAAACCTTCCAGGCTACGACAAAGGCCGCGGTGTAATGCCCGACATTCCAGTAGCATACACGTTTCTGGATGTGGTCAAAATGAAGGATTTAGACATCGAAAAAGTTTATGAATTGACAAACAGTACTAACAAACAATAA
- a CDS encoding START domain-containing protein, translating to MLVNWNINRYLNFFLLLLPFTSASQEQNTWKLEKDKNGIRVYSRHLMGSKLKEVKVTCELNATMSQLVAFVSDIDHYKEAVYRVAEAYVVKRVSDQEFYYYSETEMTWPVSNRGLVIRMEFDMDHPTRTLRIRGNNAPELAPQKKGVVRIPHWHSLWIVQEMDSKRLRIDYTFAVDPGGELPIWLVNALIAVGPYQSFSSIEKLLARPYYQNRTFSFLQP from the coding sequence ATGCTAGTAAATTGGAACATAAACCGTTATCTCAACTTTTTTCTCCTGCTATTGCCGTTCACTTCTGCAAGTCAGGAGCAAAATACGTGGAAGTTGGAAAAGGACAAAAACGGAATCCGGGTGTACTCCCGCCACCTCATGGGAAGTAAGCTAAAAGAGGTAAAAGTAACCTGTGAACTCAACGCGACAATGTCGCAGCTAGTGGCCTTTGTATCAGATATTGACCACTACAAAGAAGCAGTGTATCGGGTGGCGGAGGCTTATGTGGTCAAACGCGTCAGCGACCAGGAGTTTTATTATTATAGCGAGACCGAAATGACATGGCCTGTGTCAAATCGTGGTCTGGTTATTCGTATGGAGTTTGACATGGACCACCCTACCCGAACACTCCGTATCCGTGGCAATAATGCCCCTGAGTTGGCTCCCCAAAAAAAGGGGGTGGTTCGAATTCCCCATTGGCATTCGCTCTGGATAGTTCAGGAAATGGACAGCAAACGGTTACGGATAGACTACACTTTTGCCGTTGACCCAGGCGGAGAACTCCCCATCTGGCTCGTTAATGCCCTGATTGCGGTGGGTCCTTATCAGTCTTTTTCAAGCATAGAAAAACTACTGGCTCGCCCCTACTACCAAAATCGTACGTTTAGTTTTCTGCAACCCTAA
- a CDS encoding TetR/AcrR family transcriptional regulator, with translation MRTKDETKVQLILKTALKMVARVGLAGLKMSDLAKEAGVATGTVYIYFEDKNQLIFELYHYLMHVGINTLTTQILETDPLKIKIKKIARNYLDDHINNPEYGAFLEQYFRSPYFHKGDATRVEKEITKQPLYQLIVEGQHQSLIKEANPELLVTLVYGMLNEMAKVSIYTQKPVTAAEWELTFSVLWDGIRS, from the coding sequence ATGCGAACAAAAGATGAAACCAAAGTACAGCTCATCCTCAAGACTGCCCTCAAAATGGTGGCTCGGGTGGGATTGGCGGGACTCAAAATGTCGGATTTAGCCAAAGAAGCAGGCGTAGCCACGGGAACTGTTTATATTTACTTTGAAGATAAAAACCAACTCATTTTTGAGCTATATCATTACCTGATGCACGTCGGCATCAATACTCTAACAACACAAATTTTAGAGACCGACCCGCTCAAAATCAAAATCAAGAAAATAGCCCGTAATTACCTAGACGACCACATAAACAACCCCGAATACGGCGCATTTTTGGAGCAATATTTTCGCTCTCCGTACTTTCATAAAGGGGATGCTACCCGCGTAGAAAAAGAGATAACCAAACAACCGCTCTACCAATTGATAGTGGAAGGACAACACCAAAGCCTCATCAAAGAGGCTAACCCAGAGCTGCTCGTTACGTTGGTATACGGAATGCTGAATGAGATGGCAAAAGTGTCTATTTATACCCAAAAGCCCGTTACTGCCGCCGAATGGGAATTGACATTCAGCGTGCTTTGGGATGGAATACGGAGTTAA
- a CDS encoding Uma2 family endonuclease: MVALLSPETTYSIEEYFELEAQSLEKLEYFDGKITKMPGASYVHNRIATNVLTALNVALMNTFFEVSNSDTKIHIPTIESFVYPDAVVICEKPLFYQNRVDTILNPLLIVEVLSPSTEEYDRGEKFYLYRSLPSFKEYVVVHQKHALVSAYFRLNEKDWRTHDVASLSETIHLQSISVTLKLADIYRGIDLSAR, encoded by the coding sequence ATGGTTGCATTACTTTCGCCCGAGACCACGTACAGCATCGAAGAATACTTTGAGCTAGAGGCGCAATCATTGGAAAAATTGGAATACTTCGACGGAAAAATCACTAAAATGCCTGGCGCTTCTTACGTTCATAACCGCATCGCTACCAATGTCTTAACGGCATTGAACGTAGCTTTAATGAATACATTTTTTGAAGTTAGCAACAGTGATACTAAAATTCATATTCCAACCATTGAGAGCTTTGTATATCCAGATGCCGTGGTGATTTGTGAAAAACCGTTGTTTTATCAGAATCGGGTAGATACCATCCTGAATCCGTTGTTAATTGTGGAGGTGCTGTCGCCTTCTACGGAAGAGTATGACCGGGGCGAAAAATTCTATTTATACCGTTCGTTACCCTCCTTTAAAGAATACGTGGTAGTTCATCAAAAACACGCCTTGGTTTCTGCCTACTTCCGACTGAATGAAAAAGATTGGCGCACCCACGACGTAGCCAGTCTTTCAGAAACAATTCATTTACAGTCAATTAGCGTAACGTTGAAGCTCGCAGATATTTATCGGGGAATTGATTTGTCGGCGCGATAA
- a CDS encoding lysophospholipid acyltransferase family protein has protein sequence MLLYSLLKFVFTVTLRLFFRRFQVHGLEKLRKTKGPLILAVNHPNTFMDPLIVATLMPQRVAFIANGGIFNRLTRPVFKYLHVIPVYRKKDSSDVPLSPAQLNKMTFQRCYDYLKAKGTILIFPEGTSEIERRLRELKTGTARIALGAEHENDFQLGLQILPIGLNYSDPTRFRSDVFINVGNPIALADFKEKYNPESFETVEELTGLIQKRMAETVIITENEEEDTLVKQIEILYKNQLFEELVLDSKAQKDEFDLIKQIVTAVRYFEHHRPTLFKSLQINMSNYLDTLHKLHLSDEIFTQTQHLNRHLRSTLGLLILGLPVYLFGLFFNYLPYILPSKIARLISTDISYRAPLMMSLGIFTFPLFYGFQLWGFQSIFQQPWLTLGLAVGLPLSGFFVLWYWGQLTRLSHVWQAIRLFRRRPSLMQTLSSERTAIFQSLSEAKALYLKVGE, from the coding sequence ATGCTCTTATACTCCTTGCTAAAGTTTGTTTTTACGGTTACGCTTCGCCTCTTTTTTCGGCGATTTCAAGTCCATGGCCTCGAAAAACTGCGAAAAACCAAGGGGCCGTTGATTCTGGCAGTCAACCACCCCAATACTTTCATGGACCCGCTCATTGTGGCTACTTTGATGCCCCAACGGGTAGCTTTTATTGCTAACGGCGGTATTTTCAACCGATTGACCCGACCCGTTTTCAAGTATCTTCACGTCATTCCTGTGTACCGAAAAAAAGATAGCTCCGACGTGCCTCTCTCCCCCGCCCAACTCAATAAAATGACATTTCAGCGGTGTTATGATTACTTAAAAGCCAAAGGAACGATTCTTATCTTTCCCGAAGGAACAAGCGAAATTGAGCGTCGTTTGCGCGAGCTCAAAACGGGCACCGCCCGCATTGCGTTGGGTGCTGAACACGAAAACGACTTCCAACTGGGCCTTCAAATTTTGCCGATTGGTCTTAACTACTCGGATCCAACACGCTTTAGAAGCGACGTATTTATCAACGTTGGCAACCCGATAGCCCTCGCTGACTTCAAAGAAAAATACAACCCAGAATCCTTTGAGACCGTTGAAGAACTAACGGGCTTAATTCAAAAGCGCATGGCCGAAACGGTCATCATTACCGAAAATGAAGAAGAAGATACGCTGGTAAAACAAATCGAGATTTTATACAAGAATCAGCTCTTTGAAGAATTGGTTTTGGACAGCAAAGCCCAAAAGGACGAGTTTGACCTCATTAAGCAAATCGTGACGGCGGTCAGGTATTTTGAACACCACCGCCCGACCCTCTTTAAGTCGCTACAAATCAACATGTCCAATTATTTGGATACACTGCATAAGCTCCATCTTTCAGACGAGATTTTTACCCAAACCCAACACCTCAACCGCCATCTCAGAAGCACCCTAGGTCTATTAATTCTCGGACTGCCAGTATATCTATTCGGACTGTTTTTCAATTACTTGCCCTACATTTTGCCTTCCAAAATTGCCCGCTTGATTTCAACAGATATTTCTTACCGTGCACCACTCATGATGAGCCTCGGAATCTTCACCTTTCCCCTCTTTTATGGATTTCAATTATGGGGCTTTCAGTCTATTTTCCAACAACCCTGGCTAACTTTAGGATTGGCAGTTGGTTTACCACTGAGCGGTTTTTTTGTCTTGTGGTACTGGGGGCAGCTCACTCGCCTGAGTCATGTTTGGCAGGCGATACGGCTCTTTCGACGAAGACCTAGTTTGATGCAAACCCTTTCTAGCGAGCGCACCGCAATCTTCCAATCCCTTAGCGAAGCCAAAGCGCTTTATTTGAAGGTGGGAGAATAA
- a CDS encoding HAD family hydrolase codes for MKDIKLVATDMDGTLLNSKGELNPAIYSILATLKAHGIRFVAASGRQYFNLQKQFEPVKDDVIFVAENGSYVVYQNQELYVQPLQREIVDSLILTSRPIPNAYPIFCGKKKAYVENTEPAFWAQLTKYFERYEVVENLLEVVDDECLKVSICDLDGSAANSYPHFKAWEDAIKVKVSAGIWLDLSHNLANKGKAMNVLQQLHGISVAETMAFGDYLNDLEMMQQAYFSYAMDNAHPDIKEAARFRAESNDENGVAKVLEQLIAELTMVKN; via the coding sequence ATGAAAGATATAAAATTAGTGGCTACGGACATGGACGGTACGTTGCTGAACTCTAAAGGTGAATTAAATCCCGCCATCTATTCCATTTTAGCTACACTTAAAGCCCACGGGATACGTTTTGTGGCGGCCAGCGGACGCCAGTATTTCAATCTTCAAAAACAGTTTGAGCCCGTTAAAGACGACGTGATTTTTGTAGCCGAAAACGGTAGTTATGTTGTGTACCAAAACCAAGAGCTGTATGTCCAACCGCTGCAAAGAGAAATTGTCGACTCTCTGATTCTGACTTCCCGGCCCATTCCGAACGCATATCCTATTTTTTGTGGTAAGAAAAAAGCCTACGTCGAAAACACCGAGCCCGCGTTTTGGGCGCAGTTGACCAAGTATTTTGAACGCTACGAAGTCGTGGAGAATTTGCTGGAAGTCGTTGATGATGAATGCCTGAAAGTAAGCATCTGTGATTTGGACGGCTCGGCGGCCAATAGTTATCCGCACTTTAAGGCGTGGGAAGACGCAATAAAAGTGAAGGTCTCGGCGGGAATTTGGCTTGATTTGTCGCACAACTTGGCCAATAAAGGTAAAGCGATGAACGTACTTCAGCAATTGCACGGGATTTCGGTGGCCGAAACCATGGCTTTTGGCGATTACCTCAATGACCTGGAAATGATGCAGCAGGCCTATTTTTCGTACGCCATGGACAATGCCCACCCCGACATCAAAGAAGCGGCGCGTTTTAGGGCCGAATCAAACGATGAAAATGGCGTGGCTAAGGTATTGGAACAATTGATTGCGGAGCTTACAATGGTGAAGAATTAG